In the genome of Carya illinoinensis cultivar Pawnee chromosome 13, C.illinoinensisPawnee_v1, whole genome shotgun sequence, the window ATTGAGCGGCAGGCTCCCTGTAGATATTGGAAAGCTCAACAGATTAAAGCATCTATTCCTTGATACCAACCACCTGACAGGTTCACTGCCCCCATCTTTGATGAATTGCACAAACCTAATGACATTGAAATTAGGGCTCAATTTCTTTGAAGGAGATATTTCCACCCTTAATTTCTCTCGTCTTCATCAACTTGCTACACTTGACCTGTGGAACAATAAATTCACTGGTAGCTTTCCAGTAAGCCTCTCCTCATGCAAGTCTCTGAGAGCAATTCGAATTGCCCTAAATCAACTAGAGGGACAAATCCCACCTGAGGTGGTTCAATTGAAATTcttgtctttcttttcacttgGCTACAATAGGCTAACCAATGTCACAGGGGCAATCAACATTCTGATGCGTTGCAAGAGTCTTAGCGTACTCCTCCTTACACAGAATTTTTTGAACGAGGCCCTGCCAACAGAGGACAGCATAGTTGTTCCTGACGGATTTCGGAATCTCCAATACTTGGGTCTCGCTCATTGTCAACTCACAGGTCAATTGCCAATCTGGTTATCAAAGCTTAAGAAGCTAGAAATCTTGAGTCTAGGTTTCAATCGTATCACTGGTTCAATTCCTGGATGGTTGTCAACTCTACCAAGGCTCTCTTGCATAAAGTTGTCTCATAACTTGATTATAGGTGAATTCCCTAAAGAACTTTGTGCATTGCCAGCATTGATATCAAAACATGCTCTAATGGACAATAGTTCTTTGATTTTTTCGATCTTTGTAACGGGAAATGGTACCCTTTTTGAGTTCAAATCCCTATACAACGTGGGACCGCAAATATCCCTTGAAAACAACGGTCTTAGTGGTAACATCCCCCTTGAGATTGGTCATTTGAAGCAACTTTATGGTCTGAATCTTAGCCATAACTACTTCTCAGGCAACATTCCAGACCAAATATCTGAGCTTACAAATTTGGAAAGATTGGACCTCTCTGCAAATCAGCTGTCTGGCAAAATACCAAAATCATTCATTAGTCTGCATTTCTTGCATGAGTTCAGCGTTGCAAACAATAATCTCTGCGGAGCAATACCATCAGGAACTCAACTTCAGAGCTTTGATGCCTCTGCATATGAGGGTAATCCTGGACTTTGTGGCGCCCCTCTTCCATACGATTGTGGCCATATTCTTCATAGCAACAAAGACATTCAAGATGAGGAAGATGGACCTGCAATTAGATGGAGTCATATTAGTACTATTCTTGGCCTCATTACAGGATTTTGGGGAGTCATTGGTCCTTTGATTTTAAGCCATAATTGGAGAGTTGTGTATTTTGAGTTTCTGGAAAACGTGAAAAATAGACTTTGTGTAATGCTTAGGAATGTGCTTGGCTAGATTTCATCGAAAGACATCAGTGCATGATCTTCTTTCTTGTATTTGTAAATTAATCTCAACTATCAGTTTGGTTTCTCAAGTTTCCCTTTTGGTCGATTTAGTTCTAATACTTTTACCATACCAAGTCACCCGTGGACTTCCAAACTAGATAATACCATTTTGAGACCCCTCCATACCACAGTAATTATCTCTCTTGAAATTACTTTGTTTGAGTCCAATTGGGTTTCCCTAATCAACTCAATGCCACTCTAAGTAGACCACTGATGGCCATCTCCAATTTGGCCCTTCTGAGTGTTATCCGAGGAATGCTCTTGAATTTTCTGAGAAAAAACATTCCTCACCTTCCAACTCTTAGGCATTTTACACTTTACACATAAAAAGGATCAAAATACACAGGTCACCTGTCAGatattaaaaacaaacaaatagcACTATCATTCAATTATGATCTTTAGAAAGATGAAAAATAGATCATGTGGCATCATCTTGAGTATTGGgttttaatagaatatatacaTAATAACTTTTGGATAGTTTTGGGAGGCACTGCCTCAATTTTACTAGTTCAAAGTACAGAGTGTATGCAAACTGTATATTTTCCAAAGCTATTAAGATATTCATTCATATCCAGGAAAAGTCTCCAAAATTCTTGGAGCTCTAGAAGCTCCTTCTTTTGATTAGGTAGTCCAAACCTTgctagaaaaaatttaattgttcaATATCAGCATGGATATGCCAAAGGTGTTTTGGATAGTAGCTTGATTCTAacctctttgttttttttttttataagcatacTGTAATGGAGACACAAGAGAAGAGTACGATGCACTTTTCTAAAGACACTCTTGAGACACATTTCATCCCACGTAGAAAAGGAAGAAGTGATATCAGATATCCAAGACTGTATCTTGCCTGCAATAGGGCCACGATGCTACCAAGCAATTGATGCCAAAGCAGGGACCTTTATGCAACTGGAGTCTTCAGACTGCCCTGCCATTTCGTTTCGGATGGACTAGCATAGTCATTTAGTTGTGAGCCCATCATGAACTGGGCCAACTTTGTGGACACTTGAGGAAGCCCTTACTATCATCCTGTGTATATGCAGTCGGCCCACCAAATTCATTTCCTCATTTTGTGAACTGGTATAGAGGTATTTATCTCCTCCGCACAAACACAGATGTAATCGTATAcaaaacagatctgaaaaataataataataataataatttatatccaatatcaatttaaatctaCGCAACAAACCCATCAACATCAAGGTGGAAAGCTTGTCAAGCTTCCCGTGTAAGACAGTCACGGAGTGGATGCTAATGCAATTACTTGAATTCCCACCTCGCATCGACACATCGTAATAtctagaaataaaatactaaaccCAGCGAATTAGTCCGATCTACGAGCTTGTATCTGCTTTTAGCACGGACTGTATTCGCACGTGAGAGCGAGACTCGGACTAATCGCGTGGAAATCTCGACTTGGAGCCTCCACCACATAAACAGTCTTTTTTGGATAAGCAACTTCAAAAATATGTACTTTGTACCATTAATAAGACTAATCTTCAATGGCGCTTCCATCCTTTACCGCTCTCAGTATTGTTTCTCTTTCCTCATTCTCTCGTTGTTTTCCTCATAAAGATACTACCACGTTTTATTATTCACCATCTCCATACCCCAAAGCTCATTCTGCAAAACCCTGCAAACCCACGAGAAACTTTTCCAACTATTCCTTCCGCCTTTCGTATCGGTTCTCTGCTGTGGAGGATGAAGATGACAGAGATGATTATGACTTTGAAGAGGCGGTCGCGCTCTTCAATGACAGAGAATACTATAAATGCCATGACTTTCTTGAAGCTCTCTGGAACGACGCCCAAGAGCCTACAAGAATTCTGATTCACGGCATTCTGCAATGTGCAGTGGGATTTCATCACCTCTTTAATCAGGTTGATACactaatttcttcttctttatttttggcAGTTTTGCTTTAGCCTTTAACAATTGCAAGTCTCAATATCCTCCACcgccaacaacaaatatttggtTTACGAGTTTTGATTGTCTGTGGTGAATTAGAACCATAAAGGAGCCATGATGGAGCTGGGAGAGGGACTATGTAAACTGAGAAAGATGGATTTTGAGAGCGGACCTTTTCATGAGTTTGAGCGAGAGATATCTGCAGCTCTGGATTTCATTTACGAGACCCAGATCGAATTAGCTGCATGTGAGTGAGTGAGCTCTATATACTGATAGATAGATGATGTCATTGCTTTCTGTTCTGTCACATTTTTTCTCGTACAGAAGTAAAACTGGTTTCTTGGATTTTCCACAGGCACTGATGACATTTGTCTTGCAATGGATCAATCAGAGAGGTCGTACCAACTTCTTGGGGGATACGGTGCTGGACAGCATCTGTACAGTCTTCAAACCGAGTCTGATCGAGTTACCTACATTACTTTCTGCCCTCAGAGGTCGTATTGCGTCAGTAAGCCATCAAGGGTAAAGCTTCCGATACTAAATGCAACCAAAGAACACCTCGTAGCTTTCGAGTACCATTGATTCTAAGCCATTTGTTGTTATTCACTCCACCATCTTTACAGGATTCATCTTTATGCTGTATTCATcttactttcatctcatctttttGACATCACACTAATCATTATCTAGTAAATAAATCCTACTTTTAGAAAAATCAGGAAACTTTTAAGTCCGCACCTTCTATAAATCAGgttcaatatcaaaatcaagCCACTCCTCTGGCTCTAGGTTAGCATTTTCACTCGGGAAATATCACCATTAGGCACCAGAAACTAGAAAATGGGGATTCGATTAATACTGCAATGGTAAGAACAGACTTATTTCGGCGGAGAGCGAACAAGAGAATATGTATGTAATGAACTCAGATTTTAGTACTTTCCATTTGGCTTAAACTTTTATGGAGCAAAAGGcaatataattatgaataaatctACTCTTTTGTCCCACTCTTACCGCTCCATTTGACCCCTcgtcaaaaaaattaaatttctttttttataattaatgattaagaaaatgatttgtaatgtattgatgtatgtttttattttttaaatatatttaaatatattaaaaaaatataaaaacaaaagaataaaaatctcacaaaagtACTAATGGCACACCCAGCGATCATTACTAAACGATAGCCTAGCACTACTCTATAATCATTCACAGTTTGAGAAATGCTACTCACAACTTCCATGGGAAACCCCTGCGGCATCGTGTCTGATGTGGCATATTTACAacaggaaaagtatagttgcaagtacaattgtgtactaatctgtgtatcaatgtgatatgattggtcaaaaagtaaattttattgaaaacagtgttaatttaaattttaagtatgaataaatcagtattggtacacagattagtgcgcgattgcgcttgtatgtagcaaaactctttaccACGTCGTCCTTTGCATTTCCCTCTAAGACAGAAGGGGTCGATTGGCCTCCTTTCCCATTTTTCCCATCCCAATGAAAACTGCTCTTTTCACTctgttttcatttcatttctttcattctgcaAAGTCACTgtcttcatcttctccatgaAGCCACAGATTTGTGATTCCTCCCATTTCTTCCAATCATTTCAAAGCTCTTTCATTCTCCAAAACCCACAAAGCAAACAACAACTCATACCCAAAAATTAGAGAAGAATTTAgcaaatggaaggaaaaaaaaaaaaagaataaaaatctaGAAAAATTCATGGCATTTTCAGCATCAAGTGGGTCCCTCATCAAAGCACAAGTGGTTGAGGTACGACATTTCCTCCCATTTCCTATCACTTATTGAGGCCATGGTTGATTTCTAGACGCCAACATTTGAAGGAGCTTTCAAATATAGCAACAAATAATGGTCTAAATTCAACACCATATTCTTTGTaattaactagtatatataagaTGAGCCCACGTTATCATACTAGTAAGAGTTGGCAAAGAAAttcaagaaattgaaaaagggagaaaaaaggAAATGACTTTTCAAAGGACGCCATTGTTGGCCAGTTACAGACAAAATGATGTTGTGTGGACAATGAAATATATTACGTAAAACAACTAGAACAGGGCTATACAATCGACATGAGATACTCATCATGAAGGAAGGGAACGCGACAGAGTTGGGTTGCTGAGGGGTGGTTGTACCAATGGCAGGCTGAGCActatgtagagagagagagagagagataagtgAACGAGAGAAGCATCGTGATGAAAGATTACGTGAGGAAACGAAGAGTAACATAGAGGGAAAGGAGGTAGGGTGCGACAGCAATAGCTAACATGAGGGAGTGGGGGGTGACAGCCGGCATTTTCTAGGCAAGTTACGACGACGCGGAGAGAAAGAGCAAACCTCGTGGCTAGCTAGTTGTGGCTCACGAAAATCTTCTGTTTTTCAGGGTCTATA includes:
- the LOC122291762 gene encoding uncharacterized protein LOC122291762; protein product: MALPSFTALSIVSLSSFSRCFPHKDTTTFYYSPSPYPKAHSAKPCKPTRNFSNYSFRLSYRFSAVEDEDDRDDYDFEEAVALFNDREYYKCHDFLEALWNDAQEPTRILIHGILQCAVGFHHLFNQNHKGAMMELGEGLCKLRKMDFESGPFHEFEREISAALDFIYETQIELAACTDDICLAMDQSERSYQLLGGYGAGQHLYSLQTESDRVTYITFCPQRSYCVSKPSRVKLPILNATKEHLVAFEYH
- the LOC122291179 gene encoding receptor-like protein 3 — encoded protein: MQHSVPRDLLLTFFLFSSIFSASHACNQIDRNYLLSLPFNTASPSLNWSAPDCCNWESISCDHKGRVTHIWLPSRGLRGSVPPYIGNLTSLSHLNLSHNALSGCLPVRFFSSFNQLEVLDLSNNHLAGDISLLFSSNGSSDGWPSSIRLVDISNNDFNGIIQSWFLQRAQKLDKLNVSHNSFTGNIPNYLYMHSPFVRFLDFSFNDHSGHIPDRLGACSKLEIFRAGFNSLSGLIPHDIYSATRLEEISLPSNNLTGPISNDIVNLTKLTCLELYENELSGRLPVDIGKLNRLKHLFLDTNHLTGSLPPSLMNCTNLMTLKLGLNFFEGDISTLNFSRLHQLATLDLWNNKFTGSFPVSLSSCKSLRAIRIALNQLEGQIPPEVVQLKFLSFFSLGYNRLTNVTGAINILMRCKSLSVLLLTQNFLNEALPTEDSIVVPDGFRNLQYLGLAHCQLTGQLPIWLSKLKKLEILSLGFNRITGSIPGWLSTLPRLSCIKLSHNLIIGEFPKELCALPALISKHALMDNSSLIFSIFVTGNGTLFEFKSLYNVGPQISLENNGLSGNIPLEIGHLKQLYGLNLSHNYFSGNIPDQISELTNLERLDLSANQLSGKIPKSFISLHFLHEFSVANNNLCGAIPSGTQLQSFDASAYEGNPGLCGAPLPYDCGHILHSNKDIQDEEDGPAIRWSHISTILGLITGFWGVIGPLILSHNWRVVYFEFLENVKNRLCVMLRNVLG